The nucleotide sequence CTGGCTGTTAAGGAGGAAGAAGCCCAAGGTAGAAGACAAACAACAACCATTCGATGAAGATCCAACGTTGCTCGAGCAGTGGCGTCATAGTCGAAGGCAGGAAGAGGGTTGAAAGGTGTGGGTGGGGGTGCGATGGCTCGCTGAAAAAATCTGGTTACCGGGGTGGTCCACAGGGATAGTCGAGGGTGGCGACAGGGAAGGGCAGGGAAGCAACGCGGTCGGGGGTGGTGGCGATGGGTGGATCAGCCGGTTGTAGTTGGCGGTTCAGTAGGAGGAAGAGGTCAGGGGTAGAGGATAAACAACAACCATCCGACTAAAGACCCAACAACCCTCATAAATCAACTTTGCATCAAATTTTCATAGTATGACATATAACTGACACCCTTAATACCGAGATATTTAGAATATTTTTgatcatatttatatgaaaaaaatatcatcttatgcaatactaaagttatacattataaaaattgaactcatgatgtgcatctaatgatattgattccGTATTgtgatttttttgtattttctataaagttggtaaactttataaagtttgactttagacaaatcttatatgcgagtaaaaggactggagggagtactatgttgcTTTCTACATGTCTTCTTATGGCCTTATTAAAGATCTTCATTTCTATGGGTTTAAACACAAGATGTTATTTTTGTAGCACATTTCTGATAAGTTTTTCTTCTATAAAGCTATAATTTCAACCACATTCTAAAATATAAATGGGATTTGGTGATAAGTAATCATTGTGTTTGTTCATAATCTATCAGACACAACAACGTTCATGTCGAATGTGTTCTAGAAATATTCTTTGATAAATATGTTTTTAGCTATTAATATTTTAGTATGGTCGTAAATTTATCAATTCACATATCACTTCGATAAACAATTTTTAGTTGGGAGaatcaagaaagaaagaaaagaagagcaCTTCAAGGGTAAAAAGGTAGTTGCCGATgcagcccgttgcaacgcacgtgcatcCCATCGTGCAACATGGTAAGTAAAGTATTTTGtctattgttatcatggtttattgttGTTTCTAATAGCTTCACTTGTAGATTTATCTTTCCTATGCATTCATCGGCTGATACATCTTGTACGTCATCGACAAAGAGGCACGTCGTCTATATATTATGGaccctattcaaacatcacaatcgtCAGAGGATAAAAATTTGAGGCATGCACTGAAATTAAAAAGTTTTacaagggatttcaaagaagcactcaAAATAAAGCTGTCTGGTTGGTTTCTAATAGCTTCAAAGCACTCAAAGTAAAGTATTTTGtctattgttatcatggtttattgttGTTTCTAATAGCTTCACTTGTAGATTTATCTTTCCTATGCATTCATCGGCTGATACATCTTGTACGTCATCGACAAAGAGGCACGTCGTCTATATATTATGGaccctattcaaacatcacaatcgtCAGAGGATAAAAATTTGAGGCATGCACTGAAATTAAAAAGTTTTacaagggatttcaaagaagcactcaAAATAAAGCTGTCTGGTTGGAATTCCGATATATCTAAATGGCAACGTTTATTTCCGTTTAGTATTCCAACGAGTATAGATGGTAATGAATTCATAagaaaaacttttatttttgttatcactatattttttatttattaatttaaaaaattgcaggaatgtgtttgcctattttgtttttcattttatgctctggtggaacgaTAAAGAATTGGTCAAGCCGGTTTGCACGGTGAGTATTGTCCTTTACATGTTTTAAGACCTTTGGCGTGAACTTCTCATACTAACTATATATATTTGTTTGTGCAGAATGGGTATGAGTTGAGGAAGCAGTTTTTACTATACTTGCTAAAACGtcgtgggaatgaagctaaagAAAACTTTCCAGATATTGTGAAAGAATTTATTAAGCGTATCATCTAGATATTGATAGTTTTGTAACAGATGTTTAGTTCGAACATCGCTCAGTTTGTTACATGGACATGTTGTTAATCTTTAGTTTTGTTATCAATTTACATTACAAAATTGGACTTCAATTATTCAATAATTGTGtttgtgttatattgtttgtaCATATGAAATTTAACATGTAACTTTTGCAAACTATTttaagagcccgtggcaacgcaggGCACTGTACTAGTGTACACTAATCttaatcttcatcatcatcttcatattcGTATTCATATTCATCATCTGCTTCCTCTTCATCTTTATTGGAGTAGGCACTTAGTGGaagatcttcatcatcatcttcatatccCCGATGTTGGGCAGTCAGAGTTTGGACGGAGATAACCTATGTACTGAACTTTTGAGGTATTCAAATGGTAAGTCACTACATCAGAATACCCCACCAAGAAGAAGGCAATATCTTTACAGGGATGAAATCCAATTAGAAAGTTTCCACGAAGATGTCCACACTCATTTGTGTCAAGAATATTATCATCGTCCCAGCTCCAATCAAAACATTGTCCACACTCATTACAGCTCACTTTTACGCACCTAAGTCTTTCAATTAAAAAATTAGCAAGATTTACGGTACTCATCAATCTTCTTATGCATGTCGCAGTGTGTACATGTACCTTTGTACTAATGGCGAAAAAACAGAAGCATACACCAGGCACAATCGTTGACAAACTAACTAAGACTGTAAGCGTAAACGACTGAGAGCAAACAGACAATAATTATAAAGCAAGGTTTGGACACAGATATATGTACACTAATCTTAATCTTCATCATCGTCTTGATCTTcattttcctcctcctcatctccttcttcttcctcttcctcttcctcttccccttcctcttcatcttcttcatatGAGTATGCATATTGTCGTGACCGTAGCCAGGCAGGAAGTGGAGGTTGCCGTAGTCGAGATTCAAttgcaaaaaactaccacatttgcgGCTAGGTTTGCGGAAAACCACCAAGTCAGTAATCCGTTGCAAAAAGCACCGTGATATCACTAAACTCtttgcaaaaagcactgatcgAGTGATTTGGCTCATTTGATCACTTTCTAACAAGTGGAACCAGATTGTAAGGAGGTGTGTTAGCAAAAATATTACATACACCCCCCCTAGGTCTAAAAATAACAAGCAATCAGCCCCAACTCCCAATCCCCTGCCCCCGATCTGACCGGGAGGAGGCAACCACCGCGTGCCCTCGCAGCAGaccacgccgccgccgtcggctCCCGCCGCCGCGCCGTAAGCCCACCCGCCGCCATACCTCCATGGCGCGGACGCCTTGAGCAGCCATGCCCTGCTCCTACCCGAGGACATCTTGAGCCGCCATGCGCAGATCTAATGAGGGCCTCGTCCGCTTGCTCGGATCCATCGTCGTTGAGCTCGGTTGTAGCCGGATCCGCCAATATGAGGTGCTGCAGCCACGGCCGCATCCGCGCTGGCGTCGGCGCCCTTCACCTGGAAGAAGTTGAGGTAGGGCGCCCTCAACTTCCGCGCTAGCGTCGGCGCCCTCTGGTTCGAGctcgtcctccttcgtggagaaGGGCGACGCCACGACGGAAACATCTTGTCGAGCAGGTGGACTCAGCTCGtcacctcctccccctcctccccatcCACCCTTGCCCTTGACCACATCTTGTCGAGTAGGTGAACTGCTGCCCCTCCGCCTCGGTTCCCGCCGCGTGCTCAACGGCGACGACCCGGCCGCCACCGTCGCTGCAGCACCGGCAGGCCAACACCTCGGAAATGCACGCACTGCAGCCGCCTCCTCGTCATCCGCTATGGCCGTAGCCGTCTCCGACGCCGACGACGGAGTCACCGTGCGTACCGGACGGCAGGGCCAGTGCACAGCGGTTGTCCACACCGGGGATCTGATTGCGTTTTTTGTAAATATCTAGGGGTGTGTGTGCTAATTTTTTGCCAGTTAAGCTCCTTACAATCCGGCCCCATTTGTCAGAAAGTGATCAAACGAGCCAAATCACCCGATCAGTACTTTTTGCAAAGAGTTTAGTAAAATCACGGTGTTTTTTTGTAACGGATTACCAACTTGGTGGTTTTCCACAAACCTAGCcgcaaatgtggtagttttttgcaaTTGACTCCGTAGTTGACGCCGCGGTGCCGCGTGGAGGGGCGGCCGAGGAAGTGCGGGCGGTCGTAGCTCCAGTAGTTGGCGAAGATGCCCTCCACCGAGTCCGGCAGGTGGCGGTTGCGCGGCAGCAGCCGCCGCCCGTCGACGATGGCGAGCCATGCCCTGCGCACGCGGCAGCACGCCGCCAGGTCCCGACGCGCGAGGCGGCCGAGGATGGCCACGAGCGCGTCCTCCGGCAGTGCCTCCGTGTGGTCCATCGGCTTGTCGCTCACTGCCGCCGTGTTCTGGACGCCGATCACGGCAGCTCGGGGCGTTCTGAGTTCTGACCTAGGTTTCTGCTCGAGAACCTGCCCCTACAACTTGAAAAACTAGACGATGCCCCACACGTTGTTGCGGGATTATTTTGCAATTTTTTTCtaagatattaataattttatgaAAATAAGAATATTCGGAGAGATAATATGTGAGCTAAATCTAAAAATACATATGGTTTATTGTGTTTGATTATTGTatttttgtaaaatatttattaaatatatcatgcatgtttgcatgttgaagtCAACCTTTTTCTATGACTCATTGAATGTTGAAGTGGGTCTTTTCTAATGCATGTTGCTTGATGAGGTGTCATGCTTGTATGTTGAAAGAAATAGGTTAGtgagggctagctatttagatatagaagatatatGTGGAAAGACTTGAAAGCTACGGAATCAAATATGAGTAGTATgtcgatgcaaaaaaaaaaaagggAGCAGTATGAAATTTTCGTGTGGAAACTTGGCTTGTGACTTACGATCCGTGCCCGCACATCTGGGCAAGTTTGTttgcttcttttttcttctttttctttttttgcgattGAAGTTTAAAATTTTAGACAGGTTTGTGTAAGGGAAGTGTTTACGTGCGGTGTGCCGGCGGAACGCTCGGGCCAGTCGCTTTCGCCTCGCTGGCGCTAGCCACCAGGAAGGCAACACGTGTATCTTATCCTCTCCCCCAACGCCCCATCCACTCCTTCCTCGCAATCGCCCAGGCAGGAAACTCCATTGATCCAGACCGGCCATCAGCTCCTGCCTCCTGTGATGTTCGTGCGCCCCTCGGGGACAACACTGCCGTGCCATTTCCATGGCTGTGCTCATCGCCATGGCCGTGCCGTCAACTGATGGCCGTGGAGGAATCGCGGGGAGGATACGAGGAGACGCAGGCCATGGCGGCGCGCACGAGCGAGGATGGGCATCGTGCAGGGATCTCGGCCACTGCGTCGTCAGGCACCTCTCGGAACGGCGCCACGGCGGTGATGGCCATGGGTGGTCGTGGGAGCTCAGCGGAGCAGTAGCACCAACTGTGAAATGGATGTAGCAAATTCCATCACCGGTTGTAGCAAACATCGACTATGGTTGCAGCAAAAATGCGTCATCATCGTTGCGGAGGTCACGGCTAGACAAGAAGTTTGAATCTTTTTTCAATGCCGGTTGTAGCTTTCGTAACCGTCGATTGTAGCTTTTCATTTGTCATCCATGGCTTCTGTCTCtatggttgaaacttttttcatcgcATGATGAAGCTTTTTCGTGGCCGGATGAAGCTTTTTGCTTCACCAGTTGTAACTTTTCTTTGTTGTCCATAGCTTCGGTCCTATATGGTTTGAAACTTTATTCATAGCCAGTTGAAGCTTTTTTCGCTTGCTGGAACTCACATCATTTTTTGCAGTTTTTGCTACCACCATTTTTGCGGTTTGCTGCAACCAGCGTCATTTTTCGCTACCACCGGCTTCGTGATTTTCCTGAAGCCAGCGCCTGGTTTTTCATTTTTGCTACCATTAGCATTTTGATTTGCTGGAACAAGCTTCTAATTTTGCTACCACCAGGTTAGGTTTTTGCTACGATGGGCGCGGTGACCATGCTCGCCAGATGCTACAACAACTCTCGCTAGATGCTGGAACCGTGTCGGGCGTTTGTTGCAACCACGGTGACCACGTGCCCGCCAGAGGCTGGACATGGATGATGGTAACAATAGCGAGCCTTGATGGCGAGGCGTCGAGGGCGAACCCGGCAGGGGGGCGCGTGCTGGGGAGTGGGGACGGGGCGATGCGCAACGACATGCTGGAAGACGGCGACGTGCGGTGCTGCGAGCCGCGGGGGTCTCGCCGGAGATGCGCCGTGGGAGGCCTCGCCGGAGATGCGCTGCGGGAGGCCTTGCCGGATATGCACTGCGGGGGTCCTCGCCGGAGCTATGCGGTGCTGCGAGGGTATCGCTGGAGATGGGCGGCGCTCCTCTCCGTTCGACCGGCGGGAGGGGCGAGGTTATTTTAAGTAGACACGGGCGAGTCCTAACTGGCGAATCAAACGGCCAATTATACACGGATCGGACGGCTGCGGGCAGACCGGCTCAAATTTGGGCCGGTGCACGGGCGCCTATCAGTTCCCTTTGTGTAAGGGTGACATCTGGACGGTATCTGGCATATTTAGACAGGTTTGTGTAACGGTGACATCTGGACATCAATCGTGCTTATTCCTTGTCATTAGCGTGTACAGTGTGATCGTGTACATATTCCACTTTTGTATAGATTGGatagcttgaaattaatccactttcttcgttcctaaatataagtcgttTTAGAAATTTTAATATAGACTACATGTATGTATATAAATacagtatagattcactcattttacttcgtaaTTAGTCCATATTATATTCTtcaaaaagacttatatttcggaacgGTGGGAGTAGCAAGTAGTTGTACTTATCAGGCTATCAGACTGCAAGAACACATGTTCCCTTCATCCCTTGCTATGTCGCTTGGACGACTAGTGATTAATTAGTCGTTGCACTAGTGATTAAACTTAATTAATTCATAATTATGCttccactcaaatcaatatctctcataattgattttaaTATCTAATTCACGCCATTGATGCGGACATGTTTAACTACACCACTCAGACTGCAAAAATAGACTTAGGTGCGAATAAACTATGATGTGTATATGCGCCATCTCTGTGATTAattgcaaaaaataaaagaaaacaaggtAAGTACAACCGTAGCGTGAGGCTGAACGCCTGAACAACGGGGCTTAAAAAAGAAGAGCAGAGTAGAAACTATTTGGCGAACAAACTACGAAGACTGTACACGTAAAACGACTGAGAGCAAACAGGGAACACTCATGAAGCAAGATTGCGTCAGAAAACGTATGtgtgccatcttcatcatcttcatatcGATCTCCAACCTTCATCTTCGTCTGAGTTTGCACATTCTGAAAGATCTCTAGTCATGCACAGGGTGTACAggtcatcttcatctgagcttgcATATTCTGGAAGATCTCCAATCATGCACGGGGTGTACAGAAATGACTCATCTACCCCCATTGTCACACCGTCACACGTTGGACGTAGATGACCTATGTACTGAACTTTTAAGCTATCCAAATGGTAGGCCACCGCATTATAATACTCCACCAAGAAGAAGGCGATATCTTTGCAGGGATGAAATCCAATTAGAAAGTATCCACGACAGTCTTCACACTCATTGTTTGTGTTTGTGTCAAGAATATTATCATCATCCCAGCTCCAATCAAAAAGCTGCCCCGCTAGTGTTTTGTTATTTCCATATTTGTCAAGATCCTGATCGTCATCTAAGATCCAAGGCCTGCAAATTCCTTTCGGTCTAATTGCAGATATATTTGCCAATGGCGCAAGGTCAACACAATTCTTCAACGCCCAGCCTGCCTGACCGTTTGATTCACTCAGGGTCCATATCCGAATTCGATCACGGATCTCTGCAAAGTACACATCCTCCTCCGATCTCCCAAGATAATGCTTTCCAACTTTGCCTTCCTGGGCATATATTGGAGTACTTATTACTTTATATTTTCCACTAGGCAATGAAAACCTACGAAAATGTCAACAACTATTTAAATATAAAATAAGCAATATGAATGCTAGAGTTGGCAACAGAATTTAGTTTCGTGTGCTTTTATCATGATGTTTACCTGGTGACAAATGTACCGTGATAGAGCAGCACGTGTAATGCTCCATGACAATACACGCCGTAGCGCCATCTGCATGTTGACATCATAAACATGTGCATGAACGACAAGCTACCCCGCAAATTTACCACTCTCGTCATAGTACCGCCTTCCCTAGTAAACGATATCTTCTGCCATTGTCCTGTGCTCGACGAGAAAACATCTAGCGTCAACTCGGGCGGCGGCCATTCCGTCGAGTGCAGTTCCTCCTCCATGCTCGTGCTCTGCGAATACCTTGAGCTTATCGTGAAGTATTCCTCGATCAGCTGTTCCGGTGAGACTTCTCTCGACGCGCAGTCGCTCGCGTCGAACAACCCTAAATCCTTGGGTTGTATCAGGAATACCTTATAGTGTGGCGACATGGTAGGATCGAACGCGAGATACGGGGCGCAAAACTCTTGGTCGCACGTGGCCGGGAGGCGCGCCCACCGTCGGGTGGCGGGGTTAACCACGCAGAAGGCCCTCATGCTGCCACGGTAGAAGTTGTAGCCGTCGCCGTATAGCAGGAGGCCGTTGCAGTGGTCCACGATCATGTTATGGTCCTCGGTGTAGCCGGGCAGGAAGTGGAGGTTGCCATAGTCGACGCGTGGAGGGGCGGCCGAGGAAGTGCGGGCGGTGGTAGTCGCAGTAGTTGGCGAAGATGCCCTCCACCGAGTCGGGCAGGTCACAGGTGGCGCCTCCGGGGCAGCAGCCGCCGCCCGTCCACGACGGCTAGCCACGCCCTGCGCACGCGGCGACACGCCGCCAGGTCCCGCCGCGCGAGGCGGCCGAGGATGGCGTCGTCCGGCAGCGTCTCCGTGTGGTCCATCAATGCAGATCACGGCAGCTCGGGGTGTTCCGAGTTCCGACCAAGGTTTCCGCTCGAGACCATGTACCCTGCCGTGCTTTATATGCAAGATTTTACGGCCATGGATGGTTGAATTTGTCTGTACTGGTGTCATGTAAAAAGAGAGCGGAAAACTTGGCAGGTACGGAACCAAGTTTTGGTATGGAAAACTTGACCTGTGGCTTACCATCCATGTGCTATGCACGCAAGGTTGAAATAGCAGGTTTCCACGGCAAAATATTCCTTTTTTGAGTTCAACATGCATATATATTTCTAATGATACACATGATATACTACATGGTAAAATTTGTTAAAGTGAGCTCAAGAATTCCAATGATCGAGGAATTGGCCCTCGGCGAAACCGGCTAACCAAGGTACAAATTACATATAATAATCCAAAGGGAAGCGGGAACAATGTGCTGGTACCCTAGATTAAAGTTACACAGGGAATGCCCTACAAGTACATGATACAACTTCAGAAATCCACACCTTATGGAACCACCGTTTATATCCGCCTGTTGATGCAGATGTGCATCGATCCCAATTGCCAATCGACCGGTCATCAGCACTTCACCGGATAAATAATAAATGAGCCGCTCAAATCATATACCGGCTGTACACGCAATATTTCTCGGAGTTTCTATATTTACATTGTGTTGATATGGCGAGGAGAGATATTCTGGAGAACCAAATTTCCGGTGGTCTTTGTACGTCACGTTTCAAAGAGTTGGCTTCTCATGGTACTGCAGATGTCGTCTGCCACAGCTTCGTTCTCAAGTAGGAACTTCTCGGCTTCCTCCTTGCCAGGCAGGAAGTCGCCGTTGATCCAATACCCAGATCCTTCCTTCACGATAACTCCATGCGTAGAAGCCATCTCCAGAATCTCCGATTCATGGCAGATTCCCTTACCAAACCCAATGTTGAGCCCAGCTTCCTTCAGGGCTGCTGGTACTAATTTGTTCTTGATGATCTGCACTGCTATACTGATGCCAGTGGCCTGAAAATGCAGAATTTTCTACTATTAGAGCAATGGCATGTACCTGATGGTCTTTAATGATGAAATTATGCATGCATCACACGTTCAGCAGAACAATGCACATTTTGCTATAGTGCCATCGACCAATGGTAAGAGAACACCAATTCAGAATCATGAAATCTGTTTATAATACCTCTTCTTTGCAATAGTGCAATTTCCTTCTCGATGTCCTCATTCTGATTGCTGAATAGAACCCTAACGCGTTGCCACCACAGGTTACCTCCTTGTAGAGCCCAGAAGATGGATCTGAGCTACGCTTTGTTCTAACCTATAAAAAGAATCAATCAATAGTCAAAGAAGCATGGCAGCAGCATCATAATCCCCGAGGTTAACATATCTTGGGAGACTTTCATGTTTTCACTAGTaagataagaagaatggcaaaaaaAATCACATTAAAACTGCTGCAGAACCAGTATGAAATGTCAGATCAGCATCAGCAGCAAGGGAAAAAAAAATATCACACTGATATAGAGGCATACTGACATATTTGAGCCTTCCAGTACTACAATAGCATATCTTTCCAAATGTGACACAAGCCAGTACTGAGTTTTAGATTTTTCAGATCAAACCCATTTCATTTTCAAGATTAGGTTTACAAGAACATAACATAGTGTATTTATCTATCTTTGTGGGTGCATGGAGAAATACTCATTTATAATTGCAGGAGATTGGTTATAATAGGTTTCTTGTTGGAACAACAGGAAACAGTACAAACTAAAACAATTACTCAGTCAACAATATCAGACAAATCATGTGGGAACCAGGAACGAGGGTCTCAAGGAGCTGAGGTGCTGTTCAATGTAATACCCCAACAACACCAACACAAGTAAATTCATACCTGATTCACAAAAATAATAAGTGTTTCAGAGCGACTTAATGTGTATTGAATTTTTCGAAGTGCCCGAGTCATTACACGAGATTGTGCGTCTTTAAATTTCATGTATATTTCACCTTCAAGTTCACATTTGGGAATCAGTGCTGCCACCTGTCATTAATCCATTAAAAGCAAGGTAAACAAATATATAACATAGATTAAATACGAAGTACATAAAGTTGGCATAGTGAAGTAACATACACTATCCACAACAACAACATCAATGGATCCACCAACAAGAGTGTTCACTATGCTTAATGAATTTTCAGCAGAATCAGGTTGAGCTATTAGGAGTTTGTCAATGTCCACACCAACTTCTTCTGCAAATGAAGTGTTGAAAGCATTTTCTGCATCAATATAAGCACAGTAGCCTGCAAGTATTCCCAATCACAAATATTGATCAGATAATCTGCTTCACGATAAGGTGAAAAACGTCTGAACTACCAAGCACAATGAACCAAACAAAGAGTAAGACAAATCACACAATATCTCTGTGAAAGTACTTCACGAGAAGGATTTCAACCAGTTGAATGAAACTTGCTCTTGACACTTGATGTAGGGAAATCTTAGTAGTTAGTAGCCAGCATTGTAGCAATGTAAAAAAAAAAAAGCCTCCAGTGTTTCCATTAAAACATATTAGCAATTTTTAGATATGTTACTAAGTTACAATTTCCAAACATTCTTTACTAATGCATGTTAGGGAGaacattaaaaaaataaaaaccaacAAATGTTGAAGCCATTCTTAAAGTTGAAGATCCAACTTCTTGATGCTGAAAGGTTACTAACACTGCTACCTACAGCTGCTCATGAATATACAAAAATATTTATAATTATTTCAGGAATGCACAAGATTATAACCATTCAAAGCTTTCATGTTGTCAAGGATTTCTGTAGCCAAGTAAATATGGTGAAGGATAAAAGAGGACGGTAGACAATTTGATAATTGAATAAAAAATTGCAGGCACCATAAAAGAAATATCAACCTCCATTCTTTTGGGCTTCCTTGATAACATGAAGTGCAAGTGTTGTCTTCCCAGATGACTCTTTGCCAAATATTTCAACCATTCTACCCTGCCAAACAACTTCAATCAGTGATTTGTTAAACAGGAAAACTAAACTCAAATTTGAAATATACTGAAAAAGAATTAGAAATCCAAGGAGACAAACATGAAGCTGTGCCTGTATATACTTTTCTAGAAATGCTGAAGATAAACTGTGATTCTTGGGTGCTCAGTCAAAAGAAAGATAGCAATCATTATCAACACGCAACACATGATGTTTAGCACGAGTGAATCAAATGGACTTTGCCACTCAACTAACCAGTTGAACGCATCATACAGTTTAAACTAATGCAGAGGTGCAGGTGTGCATCAAAATTCCCACAAAATATGCCAAATAACATTTGTAATTGTCACTGCTGACAGAAATAGGGAACTGCAACATAGCATACAACAACAGAACACAGAAGATTATTTGAATTTTCCTGTGGGCCATGTGCAGTACCAAGTGAGGCATTGACAGGTAATTAAATGATAACGACGCATACTTAGATCATGTGAATATTTAATTTTGAACAACATGTGGAAAAGCACTATAAACCTTTGGTAAACCTCCAATGCCAAGAGCAAGGTCAAGCTTAAGAGAACCAGTCGAAATGACAGATGCACGCCTTGTCCGGGAGAAGCGCTCCAAGCATAGATTAGAGTCTCTATCGAAATCACTTGCAAGCTGAGAGACAGCACCATTCAGCGTCGACACTTTCTCAAGAGATTTCACGTCATCCAGCGGGGGGTCGCTTTCATAGTCTAACTGCATATCATTATCAGCTGAAATTTTATACAGATTCCTGAGTAGATGCATAACTCATAAGGAAGGCAGTTAATAACTTAATATAGCTATAGAACACAAAAGAGTACTACGTATATAGCACTGTAACTTC is from Triticum aestivum cultivar Chinese Spring chromosome 3A, IWGSC CS RefSeq v2.1, whole genome shotgun sequence and encodes:
- the LOC123063427 gene encoding DNA repair protein recA homolog 2, mitochondrial, whose translation is MGILSSPPALLRRAAALASGAGRRYSTPSVPSHIRRLPLQGGRSGVYCRFRSQGCFLSTTADNDMQLDYESDPPLDDVKSLEKVSTLNGAVSQLASDFDRDSNLCLERFSRTRRASVISTGSLKLDLALGIGGLPKGRMVEIFGKESSGKTTLALHVIKEAQKNGGYCAYIDAENAFNTSFAEEVGVDIDKLLIAQPDSAENSLSIVNTLVGGSIDVVVVDSVAALIPKCELEGEIYMKFKDAQSRVMTRALRKIQYTLSRSETLIIFVNQVRTKRSSDPSSGLYKEVTCGGNALGFYSAIRMRTSRRKLHYCKEEATGISIAVQIIKNKLVPAALKEAGLNIGFGKGICHESEILEMASTHGVIVKEGSGYWINGDFLPGKEEAEKFLLENEAVADDICSTMRSQLFET